In Pseudomonas poae, a single genomic region encodes these proteins:
- a CDS encoding carbon-nitrogen hydrolase family protein, translating to MRKLLAFTVSLALVAAIAAYLVWTQERPVAHYLSDLRITLAVNEGLPADRGNLLGIQPELFPADYQSLERLHLKLAAYLQKARDQGLINDKTIVVLPEHIGTWLMLKGEKNEVYQALHAKDAMNWLSVSNPLQFARAWISATGDNRTDDAYLRMKASGMARDYQALFGGLAKEFGVTLVAGSIALPNPSVSQGQLQVGHGALFNASLVFNADGLPVGQPQRQLYPIYDERGFIAPGDENVVSVVDTPAGRLGVLVGSDSWYPDNYRKLNEQGAQLIAVPAFVLGRDTWDRPWRGFKSVSTPPEISLRPEELSEGEAWRRLTLISQQPISQAAAGMSVFLRGQFWDLGTAGHSFLSSNGQISADDGARGARLLNVWL from the coding sequence ATGCGTAAACTTCTAGCTTTTACCGTCTCCCTGGCCTTGGTTGCCGCCATCGCCGCGTATCTGGTCTGGACCCAGGAGCGCCCCGTGGCGCATTACCTGTCGGACCTGCGGATCACCCTCGCCGTGAACGAAGGCCTGCCGGCCGATCGCGGCAACTTGCTGGGCATCCAGCCGGAGCTGTTCCCGGCGGATTACCAGAGCCTGGAGCGCCTGCACCTGAAACTCGCGGCCTACCTGCAAAAGGCCCGCGACCAGGGGTTGATCAACGACAAGACCATCGTGGTGCTGCCCGAGCACATCGGCACCTGGCTGATGCTCAAGGGCGAAAAGAATGAGGTGTACCAGGCGTTGCATGCAAAGGATGCGATGAACTGGTTGTCAGTCAGTAATCCACTGCAGTTTGCCCGCGCCTGGATCAGCGCGACCGGCGACAACCGCACCGATGACGCCTACCTGCGCATGAAGGCTTCCGGCATGGCCCGCGACTACCAGGCGCTGTTTGGCGGCCTGGCCAAGGAGTTTGGCGTCACCCTGGTGGCCGGCTCCATCGCCTTGCCCAACCCAAGTGTGAGCCAAGGACAATTGCAGGTCGGCCATGGCGCTTTGTTCAATGCCAGCCTGGTGTTCAACGCCGACGGCTTGCCCGTGGGCCAGCCCCAGCGCCAGCTCTACCCGATCTACGATGAGCGCGGGTTTATCGCACCCGGCGACGAAAACGTCGTGAGCGTGGTCGACACCCCGGCTGGGCGCTTGGGCGTGCTGGTTGGCAGTGACAGTTGGTACCCCGACAACTACCGCAAGCTCAACGAGCAAGGCGCGCAATTGATTGCGGTGCCGGCGTTCGTACTCGGTCGCGACACTTGGGACCGGCCTTGGCGCGGCTTCAAAAGCGTATCCACGCCGCCAGAAATCAGCCTCAGGCCCGAAGAACTCAGTGAGGGCGAAGCGTGGCGTCGCCTGACCTTGATCAGCCAACAACCCATCAGCCAAGCCGCTGCGGGCATGAGTGTGTTCCTGCGTGGGCAGTTCTGGGACCTGGGCACCGCCGGGCACAGCTTCCTGAGCAGCAACGGGCAGATCAGCGCCGACGACGGTGCCCGTGGCGCGCGTCTGTTGAATGTGTGGTTGTGA
- a CDS encoding NADPH-dependent 2,4-dienoyl-CoA reductase, which yields MTAAAYPHLLAPLDLGFTTLRNRTLMGSMHTGLEEKPGGFERMAAYFAERARGGVGLMVTGGIGPNDEGGVYAGAAKLTTDEEAQKHKIVTQAVHAAGGKICMQILHAGRYAYSPKQVAPSAIQAPINPFKPKELDEEGIEKQIQDFVTCSLLAQVAEYDGVEIMGSEGYFINQFLAAHTNHRTDRWGGSYENRMRLAVEIVRRVRDAVGPNFIIIFRLSMLDLVEGGSTWEEIVQLAKAIENAGATIINTGIGWHEARIPTIATKVPRGAFSKVTAKLRGAVQIPLITTNRINTPEVAEQILAEGDADMVSMARPFLADPEFVNKAAAGRADEINTCIGCNQACLDHTFGGKLTTCLVNPRACYETELNYLPVKQIKKIAVVGAGPAGLAAATVAAERGHQVTLFDSASEIGGQFNIAKRVPGKEEFFETLRYFKRKLQTTHVELCLNTRVDVEQLKAGGYDEIILATGIAPRTPAIPGIENAKVLSYLDVILERKPVGKRVAVIGAGGIGFDVSEFLVHQGVSTSLDREAFWKEWGIDTQLQARGGVAGIKPEPHAPARDVFLLQRKTSKVGDGLGKTTGWIHRTGLKNKHVQMLNSVEYLKIDDEGLHIRIGADGEPQVLAVDNIVICAGQDPLRELQDGLVAAGQNVHLIGGADVAAELDAKRAINQGSRLAAEL from the coding sequence ATGACCGCTGCTGCCTACCCGCATCTGCTGGCCCCGTTGGACCTGGGTTTTACCACCTTGCGCAACCGCACCCTGATGGGCTCGATGCACACTGGCCTGGAAGAAAAGCCCGGTGGTTTCGAGCGCATGGCGGCCTATTTTGCCGAACGTGCCCGTGGCGGCGTGGGCCTGATGGTCACCGGCGGCATTGGTCCAAACGATGAAGGCGGCGTGTACGCGGGGGCAGCCAAGCTGACCACCGACGAAGAAGCGCAAAAGCACAAGATCGTCACCCAGGCGGTGCACGCAGCGGGCGGCAAGATCTGCATGCAGATCCTCCACGCCGGCCGTTATGCCTACAGCCCCAAGCAGGTTGCACCGAGCGCGATCCAGGCGCCGATCAACCCGTTCAAGCCCAAGGAGCTGGACGAAGAGGGTATCGAGAAGCAGATCCAGGACTTTGTCACCTGCTCGCTGCTGGCCCAGGTCGCCGAGTATGACGGCGTGGAAATCATGGGTTCCGAAGGCTACTTCATCAACCAGTTCCTTGCCGCGCACACCAACCATCGCACCGACCGCTGGGGCGGCAGCTATGAAAACCGCATGCGTCTGGCAGTGGAAATCGTGCGTCGGGTGCGGGACGCGGTAGGCCCAAACTTCATTATTATTTTCCGCCTGTCGATGCTCGACCTGGTGGAAGGTGGCAGCACCTGGGAAGAAATCGTGCAGTTGGCCAAGGCCATCGAGAACGCCGGTGCGACCATCATCAACACCGGCATCGGCTGGCACGAAGCGCGAATCCCGACCATCGCCACCAAAGTACCGCGCGGTGCGTTCAGCAAAGTCACTGCCAAGCTGCGCGGCGCCGTGCAGATTCCGCTGATCACCACCAACCGTATCAACACCCCGGAAGTGGCCGAGCAAATCCTGGCCGAAGGCGACGCGGACATGGTCTCGATGGCACGGCCGTTTCTTGCCGACCCGGAGTTCGTCAACAAGGCGGCGGCCGGGCGTGCGGATGAAATCAACACCTGCATCGGTTGCAACCAGGCCTGCCTGGACCACACCTTTGGCGGCAAGCTGACCACCTGCCTGGTGAACCCGCGGGCGTGTTATGAGACTGAGCTGAATTACTTGCCGGTGAAGCAGATCAAGAAGATCGCAGTGGTCGGCGCCGGCCCTGCTGGCCTCGCCGCTGCCACGGTCGCGGCTGAACGTGGCCATCAAGTGACCCTGTTCGACTCTGCCAGCGAGATCGGCGGCCAGTTCAATATCGCCAAGCGCGTGCCGGGCAAGGAAGAGTTCTTCGAAACCCTGCGCTACTTCAAGCGCAAGTTGCAGACCACCCATGTGGAGCTGTGCCTCAACACCCGAGTGGATGTCGAGCAACTCAAGGCGGGCGGCTATGACGAGATCATCCTGGCCACCGGCATTGCACCGCGCACGCCGGCGATTCCCGGCATCGAGAATGCCAAGGTGCTGAGCTACCTGGACGTGATCCTGGAACGCAAACCGGTTGGCAAGCGCGTGGCAGTGATCGGTGCGGGCGGTATTGGTTTCGACGTATCGGAATTCCTCGTGCACCAAGGCGTGTCTACCAGCCTTGACCGCGAAGCGTTCTGGAAAGAGTGGGGCATCGACACCCAACTGCAAGCCCGTGGCGGCGTGGCCGGTATCAAGCCTGAGCCTCACGCCCCGGCACGTGATGTGTTCCTGCTGCAACGTAAAACCTCCAAGGTCGGCGACGGCCTGGGCAAGACCACCGGCTGGATTCATCGCACCGGCTTGAAGAATAAACACGTGCAGATGCTCAACAGCGTCGAGTACCTGAAGATTGACGATGAAGGCCTGCATATCCGTATTGGTGCCGACGGCGAGCCGCAGGTGTTGGCGGTGGACAACATCGTCATTTGCGCCGGCCAGGACCCGCTGCGCGAGCTGCAGGACGGCCTGGTTGCGGCAGGCCAGAACGTGCACCTGATCGGCGGCGCTGACGTGGCGGCCGAGTTGGATGCCAAGCGCGCTATCAACCAGGGCTCACGCCTCGCTGCCGAGCTGTAA
- a CDS encoding pyridoxal-phosphate dependent enzyme has translation MGPFDWLPNAPLEPLQLDWLQGVELAVLRLDCIDPLISGNKWFKLTGHLAQAHCAHGIISLGGAYSNHLHALAAAGKRFGFPTVGLLRGNPQENATIHDLKAFGMQLHWLGYGGYRARHEPDFWQPWREHYPHLHPVPEGGGGLAGAVGCGVLLEQARAQLHTLGWDDYDAWWLAAGTGTTLAGLVLAEAGAHPVYGAMAVPDDHGIAQNVQAIVQGEYELFDASRGGFAKVDPVLLEFIQTTEQACGLPLEPLYTGKALLALKQQVEAGRFRPGTRLIFIHTGGLQGRRGFNS, from the coding sequence ATGGGCCCCTTCGATTGGCTTCCCAATGCCCCGCTTGAACCCTTGCAGCTCGATTGGCTGCAAGGTGTGGAGTTGGCCGTGTTACGGCTGGACTGTATCGACCCGCTGATCAGCGGCAACAAGTGGTTCAAGCTCACCGGGCACTTGGCCCAAGCGCACTGCGCCCACGGCATCATCAGCCTGGGCGGTGCGTATTCCAATCACCTGCATGCGTTGGCGGCAGCGGGGAAACGCTTTGGTTTTCCCACCGTCGGCCTGTTGCGCGGCAACCCTCAAGAAAACGCCACCATCCACGACCTGAAAGCCTTTGGCATGCAACTGCATTGGCTAGGCTATGGCGGCTATCGTGCGCGGCATGAGCCGGATTTCTGGCAACCGTGGCGCGAGCACTATCCGCATCTTCATCCAGTGCCCGAAGGCGGTGGCGGGCTTGCCGGTGCGGTCGGTTGCGGCGTGCTGCTCGAACAGGCGCGCGCGCAGTTGCACACGTTGGGCTGGGACGATTACGACGCGTGGTGGCTGGCGGCAGGTACGGGGACCACGCTGGCGGGGCTGGTGTTGGCGGAGGCGGGGGCGCACCCGGTTTACGGCGCCATGGCGGTGCCGGATGACCACGGTATCGCGCAGAACGTGCAGGCTATCGTGCAGGGTGAGTACGAGCTGTTCGACGCTAGCCGAGGCGGTTTCGCCAAGGTCGACCCGGTGTTGCTCGAGTTTATTCAAACCACGGAGCAAGCGTGCGGCTTGCCACTGGAGCCGCTCTACACCGGCAAAGCGCTGTTGGCATTGAAGCAGCAGGTCGAGGCCGGGCGCTTTCGCCCCGGCACTCGCCTGATCTTCATTCATACCGGCGGCCTGCAAGGCCGTCGAGGGTTTAATAGTTAG
- a CDS encoding cytochrome b — MPWKNSDTRYSTMSIALHWLMVVLLAVVYACIELRGQFPKGSGGRTLIVEMHFMFGLTVFVLVWLRLFARSLGMAPKIVPAPPQWQSLLATLMHFALYALMIGMPIAGWLIVSAEGHSVMFYGIELPPLIAENKALAKEIEGWHVLFGKVGYWLIGLHALAGIYHHYILRDNTALRMMPGKRANY, encoded by the coding sequence ATGCCGTGGAAAAACTCCGATACGCGTTACAGCACCATGTCGATTGCGTTGCACTGGTTGATGGTGGTGCTGCTGGCAGTGGTCTACGCCTGCATTGAGTTACGCGGGCAGTTCCCCAAAGGCAGTGGTGGGCGAACGTTGATCGTCGAAATGCACTTCATGTTCGGCCTCACCGTGTTTGTACTGGTATGGCTGCGCCTGTTTGCGCGCAGCCTGGGAATGGCACCGAAGATCGTGCCCGCACCGCCGCAATGGCAAAGCCTGTTGGCAACCCTGATGCACTTTGCGTTGTACGCGTTGATGATCGGCATGCCGATTGCCGGCTGGCTGATCGTCAGTGCCGAGGGGCATTCGGTGATGTTCTACGGCATCGAGTTGCCGCCATTGATCGCCGAAAACAAGGCGCTGGCCAAGGAAATAGAAGGCTGGCACGTGCTGTTCGGCAAGGTCGGTTACTGGCTGATTGGGCTGCACGCGTTGGCGGGGATCTATCACCACTACATCCTGCGGGATAACACCGCGTTGCGGATGATGCCGGGTAAGCGCGCTAACTATTAA
- a CDS encoding phosphonoacetaldehyde hydrolase, with product MEHTHELSKPNTLQAVILDWAGTVVDFGSFAPTQIFVEAFAEFDVQVSIDEARGPMGMGKWDHIRTLCDQPQVAERYRKAFGRKPTDDDVTAIYQRFMPLQIEKIAEHSALIPGALDTIARLRLNGIKIGSCSGYPKQVMDKVVALAATNGYIADHVVATDEVPNGRPWPAQALANVIALGIDDVAACVKVDDTVPGILEGRRAGMWTVALTCSGNALGLTYEQFRALDAATLASERTRIETMFEGSRPHYLIDTINELPAVIADINLRLARGEMPQSH from the coding sequence CTGGAGCACACGCATGAACTATCAAAACCCAACACCCTGCAAGCGGTGATCCTCGACTGGGCCGGCACCGTGGTCGACTTCGGCTCCTTCGCCCCCACGCAGATTTTTGTCGAGGCGTTTGCCGAGTTCGACGTACAGGTGTCCATCGACGAAGCCCGTGGCCCGATGGGCATGGGCAAGTGGGACCATATCCGTACCCTCTGCGACCAGCCGCAGGTTGCTGAACGCTACCGCAAGGCCTTCGGCCGTAAGCCGACGGATGATGACGTGACCGCGATCTACCAGCGCTTCATGCCACTGCAAATCGAGAAGATCGCCGAGCACTCGGCCCTGATTCCCGGCGCCCTCGACACCATTGCGCGGCTGCGCCTGAACGGGATCAAGATCGGTTCCTGCTCCGGTTACCCCAAGCAAGTCATGGACAAAGTGGTCGCCCTGGCCGCCACCAACGGCTATATCGCCGACCACGTGGTGGCCACCGACGAGGTGCCCAACGGTCGCCCTTGGCCGGCCCAGGCCCTGGCCAACGTGATTGCCTTGGGCATTGATGATGTGGCGGCCTGCGTGAAGGTCGACGACACCGTGCCGGGCATCCTCGAAGGTCGCCGCGCGGGGATGTGGACCGTGGCGTTGACCTGCTCCGGCAACGCGCTGGGCCTGACCTACGAGCAGTTCCGCGCCCTGGACGCCGCGACCTTGGCGAGCGAACGCACGCGCATCGAAACGATGTTCGAAGGTTCACGCCCGCACTACCTGATCGACACCATCAACGAGCTGCCAGCGGTGATCGCCGATATCAACCTGCGCCTGGCCCGCGGTGAAATGCCGCAAAGCCACTGA
- the zapE gene encoding cell division protein ZapE, translating into MPAFFQKKAEQQGYTLSVGQTSAINALARETQRLLAGQPARSLYLHGPVGRGKSWLLDGFFQALPLPEKQRVHFHDFFARLHQGMFRHRQQSDALAVTLDELLAGCRVLCFDEFHVHDIGDAMLITRLFKALFERGVLVLVTSNYPPEGLLPNPLYHERFKPVIDLIAARMDVLEVSSPQDFRSLPQAQSTQRFTTGKYVWPGTASQRETLGLPAADCPAQPLAVGNRQLRCRREQGRSIAFTFNDLCEQLTAVMDYLLLCQDFDHWIIDGLPHLAECPIAVQQRFINLVDVLYDKDKHLILIGEQPLEHALHGQAIDLARTASRLGQLQQANPQAAPVS; encoded by the coding sequence ATTCCAGCTTTTTTTCAGAAAAAAGCCGAGCAGCAGGGCTACACCCTCAGCGTCGGCCAGACCTCGGCTATCAATGCCCTGGCCCGCGAGACCCAGCGCCTGCTCGCCGGCCAGCCCGCGCGCAGCCTGTATCTGCACGGGCCAGTGGGACGTGGCAAAAGCTGGCTGCTGGATGGTTTTTTCCAGGCGTTGCCTCTGCCGGAAAAACAACGCGTGCACTTCCACGATTTTTTCGCCCGACTGCACCAGGGCATGTTCCGCCATCGCCAACAATCCGACGCTCTCGCCGTCACCCTGGATGAGCTACTGGCAGGTTGCCGGGTGCTTTGTTTTGACGAGTTCCACGTCCATGACATCGGCGATGCGATGCTCATTACACGCCTGTTCAAGGCGCTGTTCGAACGCGGGGTACTGGTACTGGTGACCTCCAACTACCCACCCGAAGGGCTGCTGCCCAATCCCCTGTACCACGAACGTTTCAAGCCAGTGATCGACCTGATTGCTGCGCGCATGGACGTGCTGGAGGTCAGCTCGCCGCAAGACTTTCGCAGCCTGCCTCAGGCCCAGAGCACGCAACGTTTCACCACTGGCAAATACGTGTGGCCGGGCACCGCCAGCCAACGTGAAACACTTGGCCTCCCTGCTGCCGATTGCCCGGCGCAGCCCCTGGCGGTCGGCAACCGCCAATTACGCTGCCGCCGCGAGCAAGGTCGCTCCATCGCCTTCACGTTCAACGACCTGTGCGAGCAACTGACGGCGGTGATGGACTATCTGCTGTTGTGTCAGGACTTCGACCACTGGATCATCGACGGCCTGCCCCACCTGGCGGAGTGCCCGATTGCCGTGCAGCAACGCTTTATCAACCTGGTGGACGTGCTCTACGACAAGGACAAGCACCTGATCCTGATCGGCGAGCAGCCGCTTGAACACGCGTTGCATGGCCAGGCCATCGACCTTGCCCGCACCGCCAGCCGCCTGGGTCAATTACAACAAGCCAACCCGCAGGCCGCCCCGGTATCATGA
- a CDS encoding SCPU domain-containing protein: MVSRCLALVAMGGLLLLADDAQAAAATGQIHARLVITASCEVSKGVESAPVTPDSGSALLDFGSHGPTWDNRLTSGVTDSDKAPLAVSCNPSLVSSFTVTIDGGVNGDGTTRRLSNGRQTIPYRLSADPLGRSTYSIGQQRNFVVTKGAQVPIPVFGSVVANTRALPAGIYTDTLTVTLDW, translated from the coding sequence ATGGTGAGCCGTTGCCTGGCCCTGGTGGCCATGGGTGGCCTGCTTCTGCTGGCGGATGATGCGCAGGCGGCGGCTGCCACCGGGCAGATCCACGCGCGCCTGGTGATAACGGCCAGTTGCGAGGTGAGCAAAGGCGTCGAAAGCGCCCCGGTGACCCCGGACAGTGGCTCGGCCTTGCTCGATTTCGGCAGTCATGGACCCACCTGGGACAACCGCCTGACCAGTGGCGTCACCGACAGTGACAAGGCGCCGTTGGCCGTGTCCTGCAACCCCTCGCTGGTCAGCAGTTTCACCGTGACCATCGATGGTGGCGTAAACGGCGACGGCACCACACGGCGCCTTAGCAACGGTCGCCAGACCATTCCCTATCGTTTGTCGGCTGACCCGCTGGGTCGCAGCACCTACAGCATCGGCCAGCAACGCAATTTCGTCGTGACCAAGGGCGCCCAAGTACCGATCCCGGTATTTGGCTCGGTGGTGGCGAATACCAGGGCCTTACCGGCCGGGATCTACACAGACACCCTGACGGTGACTCTGGATTGGTAA
- a CDS encoding SCPU domain-containing protein has translation MHALVSKAVFPLLALAWVSGSQAATVAGTVTATLILTSSCQVNGAAATGGMSFGALNFGTANSLFTEADGQVLGGGGGALSILCSAGTSPTLTVSAGANDGKSVGGGRALYDGVANYVPYDLYTDSGHSTLLAIGGVINLAPSTGVAQAVNIYGKANGKAGLPAGTYTDTVNVTLTF, from the coding sequence ATGCATGCACTTGTATCCAAGGCAGTTTTTCCATTACTGGCACTGGCGTGGGTGTCAGGATCACAGGCGGCCACGGTGGCCGGCACAGTGACTGCGACGCTGATACTGACCAGTAGTTGCCAGGTCAACGGCGCGGCGGCGACCGGTGGGATGAGCTTCGGTGCGTTGAACTTCGGTACAGCCAATAGCCTGTTCACCGAAGCCGATGGCCAGGTGCTGGGGGGCGGCGGCGGCGCATTGTCCATTCTTTGCTCGGCGGGAACATCGCCGACGCTGACGGTATCGGCCGGCGCCAACGACGGTAAATCCGTCGGTGGGGGGCGTGCGTTGTACGACGGCGTGGCCAACTACGTCCCTTACGACCTCTATACCGACAGTGGCCATTCGACCTTGCTGGCGATCGGCGGGGTGATCAACCTCGCGCCCAGCACGGGCGTGGCCCAGGCAGTGAATATCTATGGCAAGGCCAACGGTAAGGCGGGGCTGCCGGCCGGTACTTATACCGACACGGTAAACGTGACGCTGACGTTCTAA
- a CDS encoding SCPU domain-containing protein has product MNRVRWAALAVCIGWGMPVSLLAVTSQSFQVSATITPGCLVASGGTNYGSLAFGSYSALATSTASVALTSSVVLQCTPGVTLSMTVDGGLYNSGGRRMQLNSGTAKVAYQLFRDAAFSQSLGISQSVSIVYSNANNITLPIYGRVQLPGNTPGGTYSDTLQVQLTW; this is encoded by the coding sequence ATGAACCGTGTGCGTTGGGCGGCGCTGGCGGTGTGCATCGGCTGGGGGATGCCGGTGTCGCTGCTGGCTGTGACCAGCCAATCGTTCCAGGTCAGCGCGACGATTACACCGGGCTGCCTGGTGGCCAGCGGCGGCACCAATTACGGAAGCCTGGCCTTTGGCAGCTATTCGGCACTGGCGACCAGTACTGCGTCGGTGGCACTGACCAGTTCGGTGGTTCTGCAATGCACGCCAGGGGTCACGTTGAGCATGACGGTCGATGGCGGTTTGTATAACAGCGGCGGTCGGCGCATGCAGCTCAATAGCGGCACGGCCAAGGTGGCCTATCAGCTGTTTCGCGATGCGGCGTTCAGCCAAAGCCTTGGCATCAGCCAAAGCGTCAGCATTGTCTACAGCAACGCCAACAACATTACCCTGCCGATTTACGGCCGGGTGCAGTTACCGGGCAACACGCCTGGGGGGACGTACAGCGACACGCTGCAGGTGCAGCTGACGTGGTAA
- a CDS encoding molecular chaperone has product MFSASRRWWVAGCFGLLGLAVGQAQAASSVLIWPIDPVLEADQQASALWLENRGTETANLQIRVFAWSQNGFDEQYQSQRDVIGSPPVAKIEPGQKQLVRLTRTKEVPPGQELAYRIIIDEIPSAVPVAAPADGKTAAAVRFQMRYSVPLFAYGPGLWSKVDGTRDRDPKTAGKPDLSWKKVTVAGHNYVEMRNQGAVHARLTDASFKQGGQSRPLVDGLMGYVLPGATMRWQVPDGLPVDQPLQVRINGATQLESLAPGR; this is encoded by the coding sequence ATGTTTTCAGCTTCCCGGCGGTGGTGGGTAGCGGGTTGTTTCGGTTTGCTGGGTTTGGCGGTGGGGCAGGCACAGGCGGCCAGCTCGGTGTTGATCTGGCCGATTGATCCGGTGTTGGAGGCCGATCAACAGGCCAGCGCGTTGTGGCTGGAGAACCGTGGTACCGAGACCGCCAACCTGCAGATTCGCGTGTTTGCGTGGAGCCAGAACGGCTTCGATGAGCAATACCAGAGCCAGCGTGATGTGATCGGCAGCCCGCCGGTGGCGAAGATCGAACCGGGACAGAAGCAATTGGTTCGCCTGACCCGTACGAAGGAGGTGCCGCCAGGTCAGGAGTTGGCATACCGCATCATCATCGATGAGATCCCGTCGGCAGTGCCCGTGGCGGCTCCGGCAGATGGCAAGACCGCCGCAGCGGTGCGTTTTCAGATGCGCTATTCGGTGCCGTTGTTCGCGTATGGTCCAGGCCTTTGGAGCAAGGTCGACGGCACCCGTGACCGTGACCCCAAGACCGCCGGTAAACCAGACCTGAGCTGGAAGAAAGTCACCGTTGCTGGCCACAATTATGTGGAGATGCGTAACCAGGGCGCAGTTCATGCCCGCCTGACCGATGCCAGCTTCAAGCAGGGCGGCCAGTCACGCCCGCTGGTGGACGGCCTGATGGGCTATGTGCTGCCGGGCGCGACCATGCGCTGGCAAGTGCCGGACGGTTTGCCCGTGGACCAGCCCTTGCAGGTGCGGATCAATGGCGCAACACAACTGGAGAGTCTTGCACCGGGCCGATAG